A stretch of DNA from Erwinia aphidicola:
TCGGGCATACCGAGGGCGTGACGCCGAAAAGTGTCATCAGCGAGCGGCAGGCGGCGGTAAACCTGGTATATGACGTGATGCGCGTCGAGCGCGGCATTGATGCCTGTATGCCGGTCGCTATGCCGCCGCAGGTCTATGACGCCGTGGTGTCATTTGCTTTCAATGTCGGCGTGCGCGCCGCATGCACGTCAACCCTCGCGGCTTTCGTTAAGCGCAGCGAGTGGGCCAGCGCCTGTCACCAGTTAACCCGCTGGGTATACGTGAAGGGCGTCAAAGACAAAGGTATTGAGAACCGTCGGGCGCGTGAGCTGGCCTGGTGTTTAAAAGGAGCAGAATAATGAAGAACCAAAAGATCGCACTATTTTTCCATATTACGTTTATCGCGCTGCTGGTTGCCGGTGTGGTTAATCCGGGGTGTGTGGCGGCGTATATCGCAGGCGCATATCTCTGGCTGATGATGGCGATCACCTGGGTAATTATGCTGGCGGGTTCATTATGTTATCTGGGCGGAGAGGCTTTCGTAAAAATTGTGCACGGTAAAATCAGGCCATTTTTTATCCGTGATAAACCGGTTAACCCTTTCAGGCTTTGGGGGGTGAGGGTGTTAATCGCTGTTTCGTTCGGCTTATCAGGTTTTTACAGCACTTTAGTGGTCTACGTCATGACGATGGCTATGCATGAATGTTGCCGTTTAACTTTTGACAGGCAGCGCCCGGCGTGACCCGCTTGCTTGCGGTGTTTTTTGCCCTGGCTCTGGTGGCGCTGGCTTTCACCGGCTGGCAGCTGTCAGAGGCAAGGGGCGATCTGAGCGATGCGCAGCGCATTATCGGCACGCTTTCAGCCGGAATAGCGAGTCGTGATAAAGCCATCGCCCGTATAAATGACGAGGCACGCGAGGGGCAGAAACGCGAGGCGGCGCTGCGACTGCTGCAGGGCAGGGCCAGTACCGGCGCACTAAACCGGGAACTGCAAATACAGAGGGAAACCGATGCGAACCCATCACTACGCGGCTGGTCTGCTGCTGCTTTGCCTGACGATGTTATCAGGTTGCACAGTCGTCCCGCCTTTGCCAGTGCCAGAGATTATCTGGACTGGCTGTCCACGCGTGACAAGCTGCCCATTCCCGGCCAACAGCCTGCGGACGCAGGGCGATCTGGCGGCGGATAACCGGCAGTTAGAGGCTGCGCTCGCGTCTTGCGGGCTGCAGGTCGAGATCATCAAAGAATGCCAGGAGCAGCACGATGCTGAAACCC
This window harbors:
- a CDS encoding lysozyme; the protein is MNQMAKRCAVVAVLAIAALLPEFSTLKTSEAGLKLIADAEGCRTTPYQCSANVWTNGIGHTEGVTPKSVISERQAAVNLVYDVMRVERGIDACMPVAMPPQVYDAVVSFAFNVGVRAACTSTLAAFVKRSEWASACHQLTRWVYVKGVKDKGIENRRARELAWCLKGAE
- a CDS encoding DNZ54_00345 family protein — translated: MKNQKIALFFHITFIALLVAGVVNPGCVAAYIAGAYLWLMMAITWVIMLAGSLCYLGGEAFVKIVHGKIRPFFIRDKPVNPFRLWGVRVLIAVSFGLSGFYSTLVVYVMTMAMHECCRLTFDRQRPA
- the lysC gene encoding Rz1-like lysis system protein LysC (LysC is an Rz1-like component of a phage lytic system, substantially overlapping although not fully embedded in the gene for the Rz-like LysB component.), translating into MRTHHYAAGLLLLCLTMLSGCTVVPPLPVPEIIWTGCPRVTSCPFPANSLRTQGDLAADNRQLEAALASCGLQVEIIKECQEQHDAETQTVTPGVNRQRAAAAAKP